Below is a genomic region from Polypterus senegalus isolate Bchr_013 chromosome 13, ASM1683550v1, whole genome shotgun sequence.
gttttatttctttgttgtttctttACTGAGGAGATGCTacgtaaaacattttttaaaatatgctagAGAAATGGGTAGAAGACGACGTATGTTTTCCCAATGTACATGAAATGAAGACGAAACAGAGGCAAGGTAAGATTCCTTACAGTATGTGTCACACCGTCACAAGCCAAAAAGAAGCGGAGAAGCTTAGACCGCAATTGATGCTCTTGTCGCCCGGTGCTAGGACACCGTTTGTTTTGCGGACACACGACTTTTACCTGTCAGAGTGAAAATCCAAGAGTAGCTTACACAACGCGTGTATCCTAGGGTACCAAGATGCTGCTGCTGTCGTTTATAGAGTCATCTGGAATTTTTCGGGATTTTATTTCTTGCGAATACGTTTTTAATGTGATCGATAAATGATTTACTTGGtgattttctttttgccttttctttaatttgtctTGATTTTCAGCGCCGCTTTAAAAGGTCTTTCAGGCATTGTGTCTGACTCGCGGGGATGAAGCGTCACACTTTCTCACTTTCCTTCAGTAAGACTTAAAAACAAATGGCGAGTATATAACATTTAATTCCAATAGTATTATCATTGCAAGGAAAACAATTTTCGCCTTGTATTCCTGGACTTGAATCGTAAAACCCGGACGACGAGACAAGTGGCGAGACAAGTGGGAACGTACCAAACATAACAAAGGGCTGTCCTGGCACGTGGGATAAGCAGTTCATGAGTAGACGTATTGTTAAGTCTACATGCAGTGGCATAAACGGAACAACTGGCTGTACATATAAGAGgcaatttacttttaattttatgtaagcacttcaaataataaaagcttacagaaagctctttattttccttttaactGTATCAGAAGTTAAGAAAATAAACTGATACTTGATTCGAAACGATGTTTTATAACTTGACCTCACGAGTTTAAACTTGGTTACTGTACAAGAATAACTGAAAGAAGTACATGCACCTTAGTAGAAGTGTAACAAAGGACCAGCATTGTGCAGGCAGAGGGGCATCTGCAGTATGGGACGAAGGTGGGGTGGGGCTAGTGGGTACGTTTCCAATAACATTGTGATGTTAACTTTGAACTTCTTATTTTATGAAGTTATTGCTTACCCATAAATCACTCAAAATAATGTTATATTCACATTAAATACtttataaacattttgaatttgtGTTACCATTATAGATCATGTAGATTAAGTAACAGTTATCGTATGCTTTGAATCTGTGACATTGGCCTCAAGTTTAACTCAGTAAGTGCCAAATGTATCTATTTTTGCCTACTTTGCCAGATTCTTAATATCTGCAGTGTTTGTCTGTAATGATCTTAGGAGGTGATAACATCTGAGTGTTTAAATGAACATAGTTCAAAAGTGTTATTATAATCGttataaattttattgttttcatttggcTTATAGTGATGGAATCCTTTGAAAAACAGTATAAGGTGGGGCAGCTGCTTGGAAGTGGAGGCTTTGGAACAGTCTATGCAGCTCAGCGCCTTTCAGATGGTCTGCCGGTATGTGCGTTCTGTACCCACCCATCAACAATGTGTTCTCTTCTTGACATAACTCTGTTTTGTGagcactctctgcttcctgtttcTGCATGTTGTCAGATTTCTGAATTCATTTGGTTGCCTCTTAAAAAACATGTAATTGTTAAATATATGTGAGGAAAGTAAAACAATTATgtggtatataatatatattcaaaGGTAACATAAAACATTATTCAAATTCCCTTTTTTATTCAAATTCCCATTCTAAAATAAGCCATGCATGTGTTTTGCTTGTCCTCCTAGCAAACGcattcagtaaatgtaaaactgAATTGTTAAATATGTAGGTGCGTTTGTAGCTGTTTCATGAAACTATGTTTTTGAATTATAACCCTTATTTTCATGCTGCAAAAGACCCAGAGttgtcaaaaaatatatatttctgttttgttattttaggtTGCAGTGAAACACATTTCAAGGGATAAGATCCACCATTGGGCCCGGATTGTAAGTACAAAATTGTCTGAAATCCTGTGAGCCTCTTCATTAGGTCTCTTGCTGATGTCAAGTTCATTAAGCCAATTTTACTTCTAAAGTGGAGGGCTACCAAAAGTCCAAAAAAGATAAATCATATTGAgctctttattgtttttgtttgtggagGGCTACCAAAAGTCCAAAAAAGATAAATCATATTGAGCTCtttattgtttttggtttttttttttgttgtatttatttttatcttaatcaTGGCGTCCCCATCCATTTGACAAATACAGGATTTCTTTTGTGTACATTAATATATCGTAACACATTATCTcctcaaaaatgaaaatatatttagctatgaaaaaaatcaaagtaagtGGAGAAAGTATGTCCCTGCTTAACTGGGACTGCAAACATGAAAGTGCAAATACAGGTTTAAGACAAATAccctaaataaaaaatgtgtttgactataataatttgtaaataagagCATACATCAACTAAAACATTACTGCTGACTGACCtccaataacaaatatttaaaggtGACAGTGGTGTAGCACCAGAATATAAATTATTGCTTACTAAGGAACATACTTGTTTCTAattaagatattttattaatttcttgtaTAAATATTGCCTTCTGTCTTGGCATATTTGATTATAATGTTTTCCCAGTGCACATATGTCTGCTTTTGTGCTCATGCTACATCCTAAAGACAAGTTTGTTAAATTAAATTGCTTTTGTAAAATTGGTCCTATATGGGTGTTTGCATAAGTAGGCCCTGACGTGAACTAGCATCACCTGATGGGTTAgttgctgccttgcaccttgtgctgAGGTGTGACAATGTTTTTATATGAGCTcaagttttatattttagttatagtttaatttattttatactatGCCACGTTACTTAGAAGGCACAAGcgtgtatttttttgtaattttttgtgagatgctttttattataaataaggaAGTTCACTGCTGTAAAATAATCAACTGTCAGCTGACGTTACACGTTGGGAAACTTGTGATCTGTCTATCAAGGCCAACATTTACCATGAGACAGAAATTACAGAAATTGGCAATTTAGTGCAACTCTCCAGTTAGTAACATTGACAGTTTATATAGTAGTCATAATGATATCTATGATAAGATTTTGTACCAAAACAAAAGGAAGTGGGAGAGGCTGGAAGATCTGGGGCGTTTGTGGTAAATAGTCATTTATCTTAAACAAACACAAGGGCTTgtctttttcattgatttttgttttaaaaggtgtCACCCAGTACTATTTTGTAACAGCTTCCAAGTCTAGCTGACAAATTAGTTGATTATTATTACACCAACTGTCCATTACTATAAAATACTTAATGTTCTTTTGACTGAGTGGGCACTTTAAGTTATAGTACAGCTAAGTGGGGAAAAACGATTGGTTAAACAGGACTCTCAGAAGGGACTGGCAAATTTGTAGTAGTTTACTGGTCTTGGCTATAGTGTTGTTGAGCTAGCTGCGGAGTTGTGTGTCTGAATGATGATGGTCTGACTgttcatcttctcatttctactTTTCTTCTTGTTTCCAGCCTAATGAATCTGTGCCAGTGCCAATGGAAATTGCCCTTCTACAGCGTTTACGGAGTGGGGGTTCTCTGAACCCTAAAGGCATAATCAAAATGATAGATTGGTTTGAGAAACCGGGAGATGGGTACTTGATTGTTTTGGAAAGGCCCCAAATGTGCCAGGATCTTTTTGACTTTGTAACCGACCGTGGTCCTCTGGAAGAACCCCTGGCGCGAAGGTAAGCTAATTTTTGACAGTCTTAAATGTATAGATTGCTTATTTTGTATATTAACTTTAAATTGTAGTGTCATGCTACTTGTAATCAATTGAGTAATTTATCTATTACTACTTCAGGTTCCTTCAACAGATCACACAAGCACTGCAGTACTGCCATGCATGTGGAGTTGTCCATCGTGACATAAAGGATGAAAACATTCTCTTAGATATGCGCActggagaaattaaaataattgacTTTGGATCCGGTGCTGTACTAAAAGATACGCCCTACTCAGGTTTTGAAggtgatacattttttttcttttgtagatgCATGTGACCAAACGCTTTTGAACATGTcacataaaataaacacacagcTTTGTGATCAATGCAGTATTTCTGTGAAATATCCCAGTAAATTAATCGTTAATTATGATTGCTGTCTGCTGCAgagtttaatattaattttaattcttgTGTGTAATACAGGCTAACAAAATAATATCTTGTTATGTGACATCTCAGATAGTTTCAATTTGTGGCTACAATGTTAGTCCCtgactaaaaaacaaaacataaaataaaaataattaaagtgaaAATCAAATAAAGTTAACTGAAGAtgacatatttcatttttttcccaaacaTAGGTCAACTTATAATTGAATTTAACTGCTACATCCAAAATGTTTAGTGTGTTCaagtaaataattatattaaaatgaacctcctgtgtgtgtgtgagtacttCAAATTATTTCAGTGTGATTAGTTTTCACTTTATTTCAGTATTTGTATACATGATATATTGTAAAgcttttcaaatcattttttgcTAATGGGTTTATGTTTACCACATATTTCTTttgagaaataattttaatttactgtttttctGCCATTGGCAAAACTATTATTatctttacattttgtaatattggtCACCTTTTGCTGCGGAACATTCATAACAGAGCTGTTTTTATACTTCTAGGTACTAGAGTGTACAGTCCCCCTGAATGGATTACAAGTCATCAGTATCGGGCAGAGCCTTTAACAGTTTGGTCTCTTGGCATTCTTCTGTTTGATATGGTTTGTGGGGACATTCCATTTGAGAATGACAAAGAAATTCTCCAAGGGAAGCTACACTTCACTAAAAGAATATCAGCAGGTAAGATGCAGTTCTTTGATTTTCAGCATCtctgtaaaatatattaaaataattcttatATAAAGTCTATGTTCCTCACGACCCTGTCCTGAATAAGCAAGTTAAGAGTACTTACAGGAAAGTTTAATATGTTTCTGTTCAACAATGGATCAAGGCAgttccctaattttttttttgctctttgtttTCTCCAAAAGAATGCCAGTCACTTATTCGATGGTGTTTGGCTTTTGCTGCAGATGACCGTCCATCCCTTGAACAGATACTCTCTCATCCTTGGATGACTGTGTCTGCAGAGGATGATGACTGTGCTCAAGAATCCTACAATTTGGCACGTAGCAAAGACAGTTTATGAGCGAGAGTTAAAGGATCCTGGACTTCATTGAGCAATATCAGATTCCTTTGTATAGGTTCTCTTATTTTTAGTGCAAGTTGTAAGATTCAGGAATGTGCACCTTAATTTTGGGTGTTTTAAGTGCCCTTTTTATCTGTTGTTTAACATCTGCAGGTATAGAATTGCATACCAAATATGGCTACTTATTTAAGTTATTTACTCTTGCTGGCCATTTGTTTAGGAAGCACTTCCTTTCCTACCTCGACTTTTTCCCTTGGAAAAAGGACTTTATAACTTGTTCCTGaaagacatttttatattattgttatatGCATTTATTAGTTATATACTGTTCATTTATAAACCTGGTTTTACAGGTAATTAGTATTAGTAAGGGGATCAGACTACCTCTTTCTGAGCATCAACAGGGTTCAAATTCTTGAAATAGATTTAATTAAAGTAGATAGCAAGATCAGATTGAATGACATAGATACctgccatttttcaagtgtgtTCAAGTTTCCAGTTATGGATGTACTAGCAGAATTTAGAACAATAAGGCTTGGATGTAAAAGTCATTTTTACTGTTACCATTTTGAAGTACTGACAGATTCCTGTTACctttttttattaacttaaaaACCTAACCGGCGTACAACACAACAGTGAGCACTACCACTTTAATTTTTTACAGACATTTGTCAAATGTCAGTGAGCCATTCCACATTTTAGAGTTGTAACAGTTATTAAAATGATTGATTTTTACCATTTGTACAAAATAAGCATAAGATAATGGTCAATTTAATGTATAATTCTAAATTTATTTGCTGTATTTAGAACATAATACATATAGGTAAACTGAATGCaagagcaaaataataaaaggtgACTTACAGACAAGGTTTTGATTTTCAAATCAATAGAATAAATCGCCCAGCTCTAGTGACAGCTAATTTGTTTTTCAATCTGATATTTTGTTGCattatcttttaattaaaataaacataactagCAGACATGAAATTGAGTTACCTTTTTGGGGCTCAGTATTTTTTGAATAGGTGCGACAAGTCAACACTAGATTTTTTTCTAAGCATGTGTGaacataaattttttttatttttgtacacttGCCAAGGAAGAGTTAGTAAATAATTTCTATAATGCTCAGGAAAATTGTATGTTTATATTGTCTGGgtatatatgaaaacataaatcaGCACTTTGAATGCAGTGTCGTCGTCTTGTCAGTATCTGCATTTTGATCAAGTTGGGACCTCGCTATATATttgtgtacatttaaaaaatgtttccttattCAGGGTCGGTTGAGTATTGTACAGCTGACTATTGTACAGTTGTTTCCTGTTATATtaacatgtattttttgtttaatattaaacGTGTGGTTCTGTTCtgagaaatatttttgtaaaataagatttttgtgtgaaaattttgttgtatacaaatgcactgtatttatatgtatttatatgctaAATGAAATTCCAAGGCAATAGTATATATTTTCctaaaaattattttggaatttgAGTCAACTTGTTTTCATGTTATTTGAGTacttgtgtaattatttttgtggactatgacttttttattatttaaatgaggtATAATCAGCTAAAAGTATTTGGTCCAGACCATTTTCTTCCTATTTATTCAATTCAGAGCATGAAGTTGTCACTctgaactcacaatgtgttacatgaatgtatataatttgttttgtgtTGATAAGTATTaaacattacaacaaagtataCCGTGTTTGAGATTGTACTTCTATAGGTATAAAATTCATTAATACAAACACTGCCTAATAGAAAATGTAAAACGGTTGCATATAGTTCACATTCAGATGTTATTTATGTAATATGTAGGTCAAAATCAGCCAATTTTAACAGTATTGGTGGCAATGCATAAAGGTCAATCATAATGCTTTCAGCTACTTGTGACACATAATGTTTCATGGTTTTAACTGCAAGTTTTGGAAAATAGCTTGAAATAAGAGGatgctttcaaaataaaaccCTCTTGACTTAGTTACTTTTTAAACACATTGAAGTATagtataaagtaataaaataaaaaagggcaaCTCTAAAAGAAAATTGGACCGACAGATTTGGGTATGGTCTGTTGGTAATGATAATTGTGGTCTGAAACCTCTACCACACAAATGTGGCAATAGTAGAAAAGTAATAAGCCTTGTTTAGCTTTTGAAGTGACAAAACTCTGCTGGATAACATTTCTAGTATCAAGTAACATGAGTTGTCtaattttttgtatgttattttggGTAATgtaaattttttgtttatttcaacttGAAAAATGAGCAAGAATTACAGTAACTGGTTAGATCCAAGTCCAGTTCCTAGTTGAATAAAGTAtgcattgtactgtatgtttatgcTATGTTCGTGTAAATTTCCTCCAAGGGCTCGGGTTTCTTCCATCTTCAGTGTAGGTGTGTGAGATGAGCTGGAGTCATGTCACAAATCTGTTTCTGTTCTGTACCTGATGCTAATAATTTGGAATTGGACAAATGTTATGTGAATGTTATGTGAGCGCATGCTAATTTGGCAATATTACATGATGCACAAAGTACACAGGTCTTAGAATTTATAACTACACCTGGATAGGCTTCAGCACCCTGTGACACTTGCACTGAATGCATTAAGAAAATTAATTGataaaagttaaatttaaagtCTTGCATCTCACTTTGCTTCCTCATATCAAGTGGTTTCTCTTTTGGCTGTATTGGCAGCTTGGAATGGATTGCAGGAATAAACTTAACTAATGGCTTGTACTAATCAATCAATCCAAGATTGTAAAGTCCATTAAGACTTTGAGTTGGCTAGGATTGTAATTGGTGTCCTTAGATTAGTGAGAAAAGTACACTAGCCACTGCCTCACAGCATGCAAGCAATATATTTGGAAAATATCACCATGTTcgtgaaataacagaaaaaaagtgtAGCAAAAGCAGCCATATTTgtcaaataatgcatttttaaaagcagGAATGTGTTTcagtaaaaagggaaaaaaaagacggTCAAAGCACTAAAGAGTGCCGTCTGTTACTGAAGGGAGTACACTTTATTCATTTCAGAGGGCCTATCTTAGGCACCAAGCTAGAACCAGTACCCCTTGTGGTGTTCATCCATTTCAGAATACACTCCCTGACAAACCAGCATCTACTTGACCAATTATCCTAATGGGAATCAGGAAATgtaagaaaaacccacacagacaaaaaGAGAACATGCATTCTCTATTTATACAGTACCCGGAACACTGGTGCTGCCCTGCACAACTCTGCCACCCAGATATCATGTTGCATATGAAATGGTATCTAATATTAAGTATCAAACAAAATTTTCAAGTGACATTATGTGGATTTCTAGTAATTTGTATATGCACAtcatattttgaaatttacaacttttcatcattttcatttttcagattttcctGTGTCTAAATAAGGTTACAAAAAGTAATTGTGAATGGTTTTCATTGACAAAAATAGGTCAGTAGTAAGAAGCACTATGGGACTATCAGGAAACACTGAGCCTCAGGTCGGCGCATTTTCTTTACTGTTACACCCTGCTACTTCCCAGCAAACCTCCATATCTCTGCCTGCCTTCAGGCAGTGTAGTTCTTCACAACAGGCTACTTTGCATGCAGAAATACTGGTGGATTTACATGCTGTGTTGGATAGTTGTACTGGAAATCAGCTGTTCATGTTTACCAGAATCAGGAAGTGCTGATTGCTTCTCATTTACTTATAttcaaataccaaaaatgttttttctaaaatttagTTGCATACTGTTTTGGCAGATCCAAATTCTTAAATATATCTGTAGAAAATGTGTTTCTTGCTCTGTTTTCCCTCCAATTATCATTTAAATTGTGGGCTTTTTCATTCCTTTCATTCACTAGTGGCAGGGCTAGGGCAGTAAGGTAGATGGAGGCCCCTTTATACAACCCTGACAAAAGTGCAgcttttaaaatggatggatggaaggagtAACTCCAGAAACACTAATTATTTGGTTTGCTATGGATGATTTAGCCCTCTCATGATAGCCACCCTTATGCCAAGGTCTAAGATGTATAATTTCTTTGATGGCATTAGCAAAAATGTGGTGTCACAAGGTTATATGATGAATAAGGTCATTCTGCCAGAAAATGAAAATTCCACCAAAATAAAAGAGGTGTAGTGGTTCATCACATCAGTGTGTCTTTCCAACAAGGAGACCCAAGAGCAGAAGTAGCAGTACTAAATTTCGGATGATCCAGTTACTTTCGGAAAGCCTATACTGTTGTTGTTTATCCCTACA
It encodes:
- the LOC120543115 gene encoding serine/threonine-protein kinase pim-2-like isoform X1, which translates into the protein MLEKWVEDDVCFPNVHEMKTKQRQVMESFEKQYKVGQLLGSGGFGTVYAAQRLSDGLPVAVKHISRDKIHHWARIPNESVPVPMEIALLQRLRSGGSLNPKGIIKMIDWFEKPGDGYLIVLERPQMCQDLFDFVTDRGPLEEPLARRFLQQITQALQYCHACGVVHRDIKDENILLDMRTGEIKIIDFGSGAVLKDTPYSGFEGTRVYSPPEWITSHQYRAEPLTVWSLGILLFDMVCGDIPFENDKEILQGKLHFTKRISAECQSLIRWCLAFAADDRPSLEQILSHPWMTVSAEDDDCAQESYNLARSKDSL
- the LOC120543115 gene encoding serine/threonine-protein kinase pim-2-like isoform X2 — protein: MLEKWVEDDVCFPNVHEMKTKQRQVMESFEKQYKVGQLLGSGGFGTVYAAQRLSDGLPVAVKHISRDKIHHWARIPNESVPVPMEIALLQRLRSGGSLNPKGIIKMIDWFEKPGDGYLIVLERPQMCQDLFDFVTDRGPLEEPLARRFLQQITQALQYCHACGVVHRDIKDENILLDMRTGEIKIIDFGSGAVLKDTPYSGFEGTRVYSPPEWITSHQYRAEPLTVWSLGILLFDMVCGDIPFENDKEILQGKLHFTKRISADDRPSLEQILSHPWMTVSAEDDDCAQESYNLARSKDSL